Genomic window (Dyadobacter fanqingshengii):
GAGAAAGGAAGAATTGAATGAATTAAAAAGCCTGATCGCGGGTCAGTTTATTATTTGATTATCCAATGGTCTTAACGGACCGTTTTGGAGTAGAATGATTGCAGCAGGAAACGGCCGGATTATTTTGAGTAAATTATGAAAATAACCTGCTTAACAAAATAATAGGTGTGTGAAGAATGTTGAATAAACACTGAATTTTCTGCTAGCAAAAGCACTAAACCAAAACCCAGATGGAAAAGAAGAGTACAACAAGTGAAAAGTCAAGCTCTTCCAGGAGAGACTTTGTCAAAGCGGCAGGTGTGACCGCAGCCGGTTTTATGATTGTCCCAAGGCACGTGCTGGGTGGAAAAGGCTTTACAGCTCCCAGTGATAAATTGATTGTGGCCGGTGTCGGAGTAGGTGGCAAAGGCACATCGGATCTTGCCAATTTTGCAAAAAGCGGGAAAGCAGACATTGCTTATCTGTGCGATGTGGACGACCGCCGCGCTGCAACGAGCATTGCCAATTATCCCAAAGCAAAATATTATAAGGATTTCCGCGAAATGTTTGAAAAGGAATCCAAAAACTTTGATGCGGTTTCTGTTTCAACACCAGACCATACGCACGCGGTGGTAGCCATGGCCGCCATGCAGCTGGGCAAGCACGTGTATGTGCAAAAACCAATGACGCACGACATTTACGAAGCAAGAAAACTGACCGAAGCAGCCGCGAAATATAAAGTGGTGACCCAAATGGGCAACCAGGGTTCATCCGGCGACGGCGTAAGAACATTGCACGAATGGTATGACGCAGGCATTATTGGCGATGTAGACACCGTTTATATCTGGACCAACCGGCCGATCTGGCCACAAGGCATTCCCTGGCCATCGGAAAAACCGGCAGTTCCCAAAGAACTCGATTGGGATCTCTGGCTGGGAACCGCTCCTAAAAAAGATTACGTAGACAATCTGATCCCCGGAAGCTGGAGAGGATGGTGGGATTATGGAACAGGCGCATTGGGCGATTTGGGTTGCCACTTGATGGAAGCCCCATTCCGCGTCCTTGGCTTGAAATATGCAACTGATATGCAGGCCAGTGTAGGCAGTGTTTTTACAGCATTTGGCAAAAGAGGCGTTTTCCCGGACAGCTGCCCACCATCAAGCCACGCAACCTTAACTTTCCCCAAAACAGCCAAAACCAAAGGCCCGGTAACCATGCACTGGATGGATGGCGGCATCAAACCGGAACGCCCTGAAGAGCTCGGGCCGAATGAATTGTTCGGAGACGGCAACAGCGGTATTTTGTTTGTGGGTTCAAAAGGCAAGATGATGGCCAGCGAATATGCTGCTAATCCTCGCTTGCTGCCATTGAGCAAAATGGAGGAAGTGAAAGTAAAACAAAAATTCGCCCGCGTACCAGGAAGCGCCGATGGCCACTATGCGCAATGGGTAGAAGGCTGTATCGCAGGTTATGGGAAAATGGAGTTAAGCTCACCATTCGAGCTGGCAGGCCCATTGACCGAAGCGATCCTGGGGGCCAACCTGGCAATCCGCGGTGCAGATATGCCAAAGGCGAGAGAGGATGGAAAAGGTTTTACGTATCCGGGAAGCAATATGAAAATGCTTTGGGATGCTCAAAATATGAAGGTGACCAACTTCGACGAGGTGAACCAATTCGTCCGCCGCAACTATCGGGACGGTTGGAGCTTGGGAGTTTAAAATTAAGACTATACTTTGCCAAAATAGCCGTGACAATTATCACGGCTATTTTTATGCACTAACCCTTCCTACGATACAAATACGGCGCCTTGTTGGCTGCTCCGGTAAACTTCTTTTCCAAACGTTCCAGCACATTCAAATCCAGGATCTTCTTCTGAAAATTGTTTCTGGCAAAAGGCTTGTCGTAGATGGTTTCGTAAAGCTCCTGCACGTCTTTCATGGTAAATGTTTCGGGCAGGAGGTTAAAGGCGATCAGCTTTTCATCGAGATTGAACCGCAGTGCAGCTAATGCCTTTTCTACGATTTCATTGTGGTCAATGATCATGTCAGGCAGTTCTTTAATGTTATACCAGCCGATTGACGAGTCAAGATCCGTTTTTTCGGGAACGACCTGGTTCAGATCCACGAGTGCGTAATAGCCAATGGAAACAAATCTCCTTGTAAACCAGTCGAATTCCTTCCCATGCTGCCCGTTTTCACTAAGGAGCTCAGGATTAAGCTTAATAAGCTTGTTTATGAATAGGAGGCTGTTTCTGGCGGCTTTACCAAAAATGTAAAACTGGTCGAGATATATTTCGCTGATGCCCGTTCGCTGTTGAAGTATGCGGTTTGCAGCCGCGTCAATGTCTTCATCCTGCGAAACGAACCCACCTGGTAATGCCCAGAAATCGCCGTTAAAATTGAGCTTAGGCACTAATACTTTCAACTGTTTGTCGTGGTAACCGAATATCACACAGTCGATGGACAGCTGTTGAATGTAATTCTGTTCACTGGGATTACGCATCATGTAGGTTTAGGATATGGTAAAATACAAATGTAAAATAGAAAAATATTTATTGTCTAATTTTTAGACAATAAATAAATTAATTATAGCTTTGTTTCACTTAATCAAAAACCAGGATATCGGATGAAAGTTAAATTTCTACTATTGCAGGTGCTCACTTTGAGTTTTTGCATGGTTTTACAAACCGCTGATGCGCAAAATGCTAAGGTTAACGTATTGGTTTTCAGTAAAACGGCCTCTTTCCGGCACGAATCCATTGCTGCTGGCAAAACGGCCTTGTCGAAGATGGCGAAGGAAAAAGGTTTTGGTGTCAGCTTTACAGAAGATGCCGGCCAGTTCAACGAGCCTAATCTGAAAAAATATAATACGGTTGTATTCCTGAACACCACTGGCGATGTGCTGACTAACGAGCAGCAAGTCGCATTTGAGCGGTACATTCAGGCGGGTGGAGGTTACACCGGCATTCACGCGGCTACGGATACGGAATATGAATGGCCTTGGTACGGGCAATTGGCAGGTGCTTATTTTCTGGATCATCCGATGACACCCAGCAATGTGCAGAAAGGAAAATTTATAGTGACCGAAAAAAATCATTGGGCTACACAAGGCATGCCAGATGAGTTTGAGAAAACGGATGAATTTTACAGCTTCAAAGACATTTCACCCAAGATCAAGGTCGTTCTTAAAATTGACGAAAAGAGCTACATAGGAGGTAAAAACCCTGATTTTC
Coding sequences:
- a CDS encoding Gfo/Idh/MocA family protein, translated to MEKKSTTSEKSSSSRRDFVKAAGVTAAGFMIVPRHVLGGKGFTAPSDKLIVAGVGVGGKGTSDLANFAKSGKADIAYLCDVDDRRAATSIANYPKAKYYKDFREMFEKESKNFDAVSVSTPDHTHAVVAMAAMQLGKHVYVQKPMTHDIYEARKLTEAAAKYKVVTQMGNQGSSGDGVRTLHEWYDAGIIGDVDTVYIWTNRPIWPQGIPWPSEKPAVPKELDWDLWLGTAPKKDYVDNLIPGSWRGWWDYGTGALGDLGCHLMEAPFRVLGLKYATDMQASVGSVFTAFGKRGVFPDSCPPSSHATLTFPKTAKTKGPVTMHWMDGGIKPERPEELGPNELFGDGNSGILFVGSKGKMMASEYAANPRLLPLSKMEEVKVKQKFARVPGSADGHYAQWVEGCIAGYGKMELSSPFELAGPLTEAILGANLAIRGADMPKAREDGKGFTYPGSNMKMLWDAQNMKVTNFDEVNQFVRRNYRDGWSLGV
- a CDS encoding NUDIX hydrolase, with protein sequence MRNPSEQNYIQQLSIDCVIFGYHDKQLKVLVPKLNFNGDFWALPGGFVSQDEDIDAAANRILQQRTGISEIYLDQFYIFGKAARNSLLFINKLIKLNPELLSENGQHGKEFDWFTRRFVSIGYYALVDLNQVVPEKTDLDSSIGWYNIKELPDMIIDHNEIVEKALAALRFNLDEKLIAFNLLPETFTMKDVQELYETIYDKPFARNNFQKKILDLNVLERLEKKFTGAANKAPYLYRRKG